From Pedobacter aquae:
GTTTTCATCAAAATTACCCCCACGTACAGAGTATTGCGAGCTTAATTCATTATTGGTAGAAACGCCGGGTAATTGTTTTAACATGGCCTCAAAACTTTGGGCTACATTTGGCGAAAGCTCAAAATTACGGGCATTAATGCTGGTCATCCCTTCTACCCTAGCGCTTTGGTCGTTCACTACAACAAGATCTAGCATTTGCTTATCTTTTACCAAAACAACGTTAAGAACCGTATTTTTATCTAATTTAAGATAAGAAACATTTGGATTATATCCTGATAATGAAAAAGTTAAGGTATAAGTTCCGGGTTTTAGATTGATGGTATATTCTCCTTTAATGTTAGATACCTTTTTGATATCTGCATCTTTTACGCTAATCTCTACACCGCTTAAAGATTCTGATTGTGCATTACTTATTTTTCCAGAAAGCCTTAAGGTTTGCTGTGCAAAGACATTTACAGAAAACCCTAAAAGTATAGCTAGAAGAAAACTACGCATGGAAAGTATCAGGAGATATATGCTTTAATTCTGCTATAGCATGTAATGGATCTTCGGCTGCAAAAATAGCATTACCTGCTACCAGAACATTGGCACCAGCCTTTAATAAGGCTAAAGAGTTGTGATTGCTTACGCCACCATCTACCTCTATGTATAAGTCAGGATTTTTCTCATCGGCCATAGCCCTTAACTGCTGTATTTTATGATAACTGTTAGCAATAAATTTTTGTCCGCCAAAACCCGGATTAACCGTCATGATTAAAGCTAAATCTAATTCCTCAATGACATTCTCAAGCAAAGAAACTGGCGTATGTGGATTGATAGCAACACCCGCTTTACAACCCAATTCTTTAATTTTATGGATGGTTCTATCCAGATGATCACAAGCTTCATAATGTACAGTAATCACATTGGCGCCTGCTTTTTGAAAATCTTCCAGATAACGGTCTGGATTGGTAATCATCAAATGCACATCTAAAGGTTTTAATGCATAGTTTTTAACCGCTGCAATAACTGGGAAACCGAAAGAAATATTGGGCACAAAAACGCCATCCATAACATCTACATGTATCCAATCTGCATCGCTATTGTTAAGCATTAAGATGTCTTGTTTTAGATGAGCAAAATCTGCTGATAAAATAGATGGTGCAATTAAATGATTCATGATTCAAATATAATAAATATGCTTTCTTATAAAACTTTAATCATGAGCTAAACGTATTTATAAAAGGAAAAAACATCCAATCATGAAATATCTTGCTATCACCCTTAGCTTTCTTTTTTCACCCTTCTTGCTTAAAGCACAAAGCTTCAAGACAGATAAATTATCAGTACATTTTTTTGCCGCCGCCCCTGTTGCAGATATTGATGCCCTTACAAATTCTGCAAATGCCATTTTAGATATAAAACGTAAAGAAATAAAAGTGAACATACCTATAAGCGCTTTCAGTTTTAAGAAAGCTTTAATGCAACAGCACTTTAATGAAAAATATATAGAAAGCGACAAATATCCCTCAGCAAGCTTCAAAGGTAATTTTAAAGATGATTTAACCCATAAACCTGACGGAACCTATCTTATTTACGTAGAAGGTAAATTTAACCTTCATGGCGTAGATGTTCTGCAGGTTATTCCATGCAAAATTACCATTCAAAAAAATGTACTAACTGTAAATAGTAGCTTCGTATTAAATACCAAAGATTTTAAAATTGAACCACCTAAAATCTTAACCAAACCTATTGGTGAGAAAATAGAAGTTACAGTTAACGGAAATTTAAATAAAGCTATAAACTAGTTTAGCTTAATTTAAAACCCTTTTTTAAATCTCTGCCTCTTAATTGATTTGCTTCTTGGTCATTAGTAAATAATTCCTTTTCGGGATTCCATTTAAGAGGTCTTTTTAGCTCATAAGCGATATTGGCGATATTACAAACACTTGCCGTTCTATGTCCAATTTCAACATCACAAATAGGTTTACTTCTATTTTTAATGGCCTCTAAGAAATCTTGATAATGATTGGTACTATGATAAATACCTAGGCTTTTGGCATCAATTACCGTATTTTGCAAAGAAGCAGGATTCACTTCTAATTTTTTTCGCTGCACCATAATGCTACCTTCTTTACCATTAAACTGAATGGCATTACCTATTCCGAAGTTTTCATGCGTCATTTTTAACCCATTGGCATACTCAAAGGTTAAAAATTTATGATTTTCATCTGGTGGAGTTACAGCTACAGGTCCGCTATGATCCATATTTAAAGCCCATTGTACAATATCAAACATGTGCGCACCCCAATCTGAAACCATACCGCCTCCAAACTCTTTATAATCTCTCCATTTTGCCCAAAAAGAGTTGATATCTGGATTTAATTTATCATTGAAATGGCTATAATTTTTATTAGGTCCTAACCATTTCTCCCAATTTAAATCTGCTGGTACTTCTTCTTTAGGTAAATTATAAGCTAGTGGTGGCGGACCAACACTTACTTTAATGTTATCAAGTTCGCCAATATAACCTCCTCTAATTAAAGCAACTGCCTGTCTAAACTCGTCCCAAGAACGCTGCATGCTTCCTGTTTGAAAAACACGATTGTATTTTCGGGTTGCATTAACCATGGCTCTTCCCTCTTCAATAGTGAGCGATAATGGTTTTTCGCAATAAATATCTTTACCTGCTTTAGCTGCTGCAACTGCTTGTACAGCATGCCAATGGTCTGGGGTGATGATGACTACAGCATCAATATCTTTTCTTTCAAGGATTTGCTGGTAATCTTCATAAACATCGCAGCCTTTATATTGGCTTGCACCCTTTTTATCAGCATAAAACTTATTTGTTTCTTGTGCAAAAAAATCAAGTTTTCTTTTGTAAACATCACTTGCCGCTACGATTTGTGCTTGTTCCTGACCAGCGAATGCTCGTCTCAATGTAATCGATTGCTTTCCGGTACCAATAAAACCTAAATTAATCTTATCACTGGGTGCTACAAATCCTTTACCTAATACAAAACGAGGCACAATCATAAAGGCTGATAAGGTAGCTGCGCTGGCTAGAAACTTACGTCTAGAAACGTTTGAAACTTCTTTTTCTTGATCTTTCATTTAATCTTTTTTTAGGTTTGATGATGCTGATATCAATGATGAAGCTTCGCTTTTTTGATATTTATAGTCATCAAACGTAATGGTTTAATAATGGCTGATGTCTAATATATAAATTATTAAAATAAATTCAACCCACTTATTACAAGATTATTAAAATAAAAAAACCCGCTCTATTAAAACAGAGCGGGTAAAAAATCAAAAAAAATATATTTTTATTAAGCCTGCGGCGCTTCTTCTGCTGGTGCAGCGTCTGGCTTAGGCGGACGAGGTAATAAAGCTTTTCTAGAAAGTTTTAATTTACCTTGCTTATCAATGTCTAGTAATTTAACCCTTACTTCATCTCCTACTTGGAAAATTCCGTCCATAGTTTCGTAACGTTTCCAATCAATCTCAGAAATGTGCAATAAGCCATCTTTACCTGGCATAATTTCTACGAAAGCACCAAATGGCATAATAGACTTCACTTTCCCTTCGTAAACTTCACCAACTTCTGGCTTAGCTACGATGTTTTTGATTCTTCTAACGGCTTGGTCTATAGCGTCTTTATTATCAGCAAAAATCTGGATAACCCCTTTATTGTCTTTTTCTTCAATAGAGATGGTAGCACCAGTTTCACGTTGCATTTCTTGGATGATTTTACCACCGGGACCAATTACAGCGCCAATAAACTCTTTGTCTATCGTCATGCTGATGATACGTGGAGCATGTGGTTTAAAATCTTCACGAGGAGCAGACATGGTTTTTTCCATCTCGCCAAGGATATGTAAACGACCTTCTTTAGCTTGGTTTAACGCTTCTGTTAAAACCTCATAAGATAAACCATTAACTTTTAAATCCATTTGGCAAGCGGTAATACCATTTCTTGAACCTGTAACTTTAAAGTCCATATCTCCTAAGTGATCTTCATCTCCTAAGATATCAGATAAGATAGCGTATTTACCAGTTTTATCATCAGAAATTAAACCCATAGCGATACCAGAAACTGGTGCTTTAAGTTTAATACCAGCATCCATTAAGGCTAAAGTACCAGCACAAACAGTTGCCATTGAAGAAGAACCATTAGATTCTAAAATATCAGAAACTACACGGATGGTGTAAGGATTTTCCTCATCACCAGGTAATACTTTCTTAATAGCCCTCATGGCTAAGTTACCATGACCAATTTCTCTTCTACCTACACCACGGTTAGGACGAGCCTCACCTGTAGAGAAAGCAGGGAAATTATAGTGTAATAAGAATTTGTTATAACCGTTGATGAAAGCACCATCAATTAACTGCTCATCATCTTTAGCACCTAAAGTAACGGTAGTTAAAGATTGTGTTTCGCCACGTGTAAATACAGCCGAACCATGAGCAGAAGGCAAATAACCAACTTCGCTCCAGATAGGACGAATTTGTTTTGTATGACGTCCGTCTAAACGGATACCTTCATTCAATAATAAAGCTCTTACAGCATCATACTGAACATCATGGAAATATTTCTTAGCTAAAAACTTAGTAGTTTCTGTAGCATCTTCACCTAAAGCTGCTAAAACTTCGTCTTGTAATGCCTTAAAAGCAGCAGAACGATCGTCTTTACCTGCACCAGATTTTGCTACAGCATAAACTTTATCATAAGTATCAGCAGTAATTTTAGCTTTTAAGTCTAAGTCGCTATTCTCGTGAGAATAAGTTCTTTTTACAGTTTTACCAACTAGCTCTCCCAACTCTACCTGAGCCTGAACTTGAACTTTAATAGCAGCATGTGCAAATTGTATCGCTTCTACCAATTCAGCTTCCTGAATTTCGTCTGCTTCACCTTCTACCATGTTAATATCCTGAGCAGAACCGGCAACAATAAATTCTAAAGTTGCTCTTTCTAAATCAGAACGAGAAGGATTAATAACCAATTCGCCATCAATTTTAGCTACACGAACTTCTGAAATTGGGCCATTGAAAGGGATATCAGAAACTGCAAGAGCTGCAGAAGCTGCTAAACCTACCAATGCATCAGGCATGATATTTTTGTCTGATGAAATTAAGGAAATCATTACCTGCGTATCTGCATGGTAATCTTCAGGGAATAATGGGCGTAAAGCTCTGTCTACCAATCTAGAAATTAAAACTTCATAATCAGATAATCTAGCCTCGCGACGTAAAAAACCTCCAGGGATACGACCAGCTGCCGCATATTTCTCCTGGTAATCAACGGATAAAGGAAGGAAGTCGACACCTTCTTTTGCATCTTTATTTGAAACAACAGTGGCTAAAAGCATGGTATCACCTTGTTTCACGACTACTGAACCATCAGCTTGTTTAGCTAATTTACCAGTTTCGATCTCAATGATACGGCCGTCGCCTAAATCAATCGACTTTTTAAAAACATTTAAACTCATATGTATTATTTAATCGGCACAAAAATAGTCTTTTATATCTGTTATTCAGTGAGGTGTAAGTTTTTTTTATGTTACAAGATGTTATTTCAATTTTCAGAATCTGTTATACTCTTTTAATATTCATCAGGTTAATCCTATTTGAGGGTTAATCTTGCTTTTTCAGACTCTACTGTTATCCTATCAGGATGACTCAGGTTGCCGCACATATCTTTCTCAAGTATTTTCATGGCAACCAAATTATAAACACATGAAAAAAACTTTACTTTCTTTAGGACGACTTGTCCTTTTATCTTCTTTAACTATACTACCTTTTATATCTCAGGCTCAGGTTGAGGGAGAATTTAGGACAAGATCTACTTACAATGCTAGTTATACAAGCACTTCTGGTTGGCAAATATTTAATGCTGCAACAGGCTGGACAAATACATCAAGCGTACCTGGAACTGGATCTATAGTTACCATTAGAGATGGAGTTGTAATGACTTCTAACTTTGGTTCTACTAACATTTCAACCACTCCCCCAGGTATCTTAGGGAGTATTTTAAATATTGGGGAAGGTAATGCGGCAGCTATTACTTCTACTATTGATGGTGCTGGAGCTGTTACAGGTTTAACTATAGTAAATCCTGGTCGTTTATCTAGCAAGCCTAACACAAGCGCTACAGCTCACTCAGGCTTAGTTTTTGCCGGCTCCACACCTACAACCCCAGCCGCAGCAATAATAACAAGTTATACCATAACAGGGTCAGCTATTAATTTCGGAGGTAGCGGTTATACTAATGCAACAACGGTCACCTTTGCTCCACCAGCTGCAATTGCAGGGCAACAAACTTCTGCATCTCCACTAGTAACTGCTACTGGGGAAGCTATAATTTCAGGAGGAGTTATTACTGGCATTAACATTACTAATCCAGGTTCGGGATATACAAATTTCCCCGCCATTACAATAACTGATACTGGTGGTGGAACAGGAGCATCTTTTAGCGCTCAATTAGGTGTACAAGAAGTGTTTATTTCTACTGCAGGCTCTGGTTATGCTACAGCACCAGAAGTTATTGCGGGCAGTTCCTTTATGGTAGGTGGTGGTTCAAATAGATTTTTATTGGTTGAGAATCAATTAAATTTTAGAGCAGGTGCAAAATCTATAACTAATAATCCAGTAGGCACATCTCAAACACTATTTATAGGTGGAAATTTAACAGCTGTTACACCTATCAGTTTTAGAACTGTGAATGCAACTTTTACAGGCAATACCAATGTTACTTTCAATAAAGCGGGTACTTCTACTGCAACTGGAAATTTTACTTTTAATAATTTAAGCGTAAGTGCTAATACAACTGTTAATGTGGTAGGCAGCTATACTGTTCTAGGTACCACCAATTTAAATGGAAGCGGAGTATTACCTGTAGATTTAATTTCTTTCGATGCTAAAAAAGAGATCAATAAAGTAAATATTAATTGGCTTACTGCTTCTGAAGTTAATAATGATAAGTTTGAGATTTTAAAATCAAGCAACGGTAAGGACTTTACCTTATTAGCTACTGTTAAAGCTAAAGGGGCTTCTAGTTATACTGTTGTAGATAATTTCCCTTTTAATGGTAGCAACTATTATAAATTATTGCAATATGATTTAAATGGCAAAGTAAATGAAAAAGGGATAAAAGCTGTTAATTTTGATTTAGGAAATCAAAAAGATGCTTCAACAATTTATCCTAACCCAATTGCAGCATCTGGTACAGCTACAATTAAATTTAGAACAGATTTAAAGCCTAAAAAATTAAGTTTAATATCCTCTCAAGGTCAGGTTGTTTATGCTGAAACGCTTAAGCAAGAAAGCGGAGCATCTACATCATTGCAATTAAAAGACCAGCTAACACCTGGTGTTTATTTCTTAAATATGGAGGGAGATTTTTCAAAAGAAGTTTTAAAATTAATCGTACAATAACTACGGATAAATAAAAGCTATAAACAAGTAGAGGCTGTCTCAAAAATAGTATCTGTCACATTGAGCGGAGTCGAAATGTTCTCTGATATGCTTAGAAAAGGCTTCGGCTCCGCTCAGCCTGACACGAAATGGTAATTTGAGACAGCCTCTACTTGTTTATTAAAAACGCTCTTAATTATGCGTAATTTGTCTTACAGTTATACTTTGCGTTGAAGAACCAGTAACGTAAACCGTATAAATTCTACCTTCAGCAAAAGAGCTTAAATCAAAACTACCTAAGTTTTGAGTGCCTCCAGCAGCATAAACTTGTAAAGAAAGTATTCCGGGTTCTATATTCATAAAGTTACTCGCATTATCTTTAGCTAAATTGGCTGCTAAATTAGCACCTGAAGAACGTCTGATATCGACATTTGCAGGAGCTGCATCACTTAAATGAACAAATCTTACTTTTGCTTGTCCGCCAGAAGGGGCAGCTAAATCATCCTTATAAAGTTTAACTCTGGCTTGTTGCCCATCCCCTGCTAAGAAAGCCGTATATGAACTCCCATTATCAACATCAAATCTT
This genomic window contains:
- the rpe gene encoding ribulose-phosphate 3-epimerase — encoded protein: MNHLIAPSILSADFAHLKQDILMLNNSDADWIHVDVMDGVFVPNISFGFPVIAAVKNYALKPLDVHLMITNPDRYLEDFQKAGANVITVHYEACDHLDRTIHKIKELGCKAGVAINPHTPVSLLENVIEELDLALIMTVNPGFGGQKFIANSYHKIQQLRAMADEKNPDLYIEVDGGVSNHNSLALLKAGANVLVAGNAIFAAEDPLHAIAELKHISPDTFHA
- a CDS encoding YceI family protein, which encodes MKYLAITLSFLFSPFLLKAQSFKTDKLSVHFFAAAPVADIDALTNSANAILDIKRKEIKVNIPISAFSFKKALMQQHFNEKYIESDKYPSASFKGNFKDDLTHKPDGTYLIYVEGKFNLHGVDVLQVIPCKITIQKNVLTVNSSFVLNTKDFKIEPPKILTKPIGEKIEVTVNGNLNKAIN
- a CDS encoding Gfo/Idh/MocA family protein yields the protein MKDQEKEVSNVSRRKFLASAATLSAFMIVPRFVLGKGFVAPSDKINLGFIGTGKQSITLRRAFAGQEQAQIVAASDVYKRKLDFFAQETNKFYADKKGASQYKGCDVYEDYQQILERKDIDAVVIITPDHWHAVQAVAAAKAGKDIYCEKPLSLTIEEGRAMVNATRKYNRVFQTGSMQRSWDEFRQAVALIRGGYIGELDNIKVSVGPPPLAYNLPKEEVPADLNWEKWLGPNKNYSHFNDKLNPDINSFWAKWRDYKEFGGGMVSDWGAHMFDIVQWALNMDHSGPVAVTPPDENHKFLTFEYANGLKMTHENFGIGNAIQFNGKEGSIMVQRKKLEVNPASLQNTVIDAKSLGIYHSTNHYQDFLEAIKNRSKPICDVEIGHRTASVCNIANIAYELKRPLKWNPEKELFTNDQEANQLRGRDLKKGFKLS
- the pnp gene encoding polyribonucleotide nucleotidyltransferase — protein: MSLNVFKKSIDLGDGRIIEIETGKLAKQADGSVVVKQGDTMLLATVVSNKDAKEGVDFLPLSVDYQEKYAAAGRIPGGFLRREARLSDYEVLISRLVDRALRPLFPEDYHADTQVMISLISSDKNIMPDALVGLAASAALAVSDIPFNGPISEVRVAKIDGELVINPSRSDLERATLEFIVAGSAQDINMVEGEADEIQEAELVEAIQFAHAAIKVQVQAQVELGELVGKTVKRTYSHENSDLDLKAKITADTYDKVYAVAKSGAGKDDRSAAFKALQDEVLAALGEDATETTKFLAKKYFHDVQYDAVRALLLNEGIRLDGRHTKQIRPIWSEVGYLPSAHGSAVFTRGETQSLTTVTLGAKDDEQLIDGAFINGYNKFLLHYNFPAFSTGEARPNRGVGRREIGHGNLAMRAIKKVLPGDEENPYTIRVVSDILESNGSSSMATVCAGTLALMDAGIKLKAPVSGIAMGLISDDKTGKYAILSDILGDEDHLGDMDFKVTGSRNGITACQMDLKVNGLSYEVLTEALNQAKEGRLHILGEMEKTMSAPREDFKPHAPRIISMTIDKEFIGAVIGPGGKIIQEMQRETGATISIEEKDNKGVIQIFADNKDAIDQAVRRIKNIVAKPEVGEVYEGKVKSIMPFGAFVEIMPGKDGLLHISEIDWKRYETMDGIFQVGDEVRVKLLDIDKQGKLKLSRKALLPRPPKPDAAPAEEAPQA
- a CDS encoding T9SS type A sorting domain-containing protein gives rise to the protein MKKTLLSLGRLVLLSSLTILPFISQAQVEGEFRTRSTYNASYTSTSGWQIFNAATGWTNTSSVPGTGSIVTIRDGVVMTSNFGSTNISTTPPGILGSILNIGEGNAAAITSTIDGAGAVTGLTIVNPGRLSSKPNTSATAHSGLVFAGSTPTTPAAAIITSYTITGSAINFGGSGYTNATTVTFAPPAAIAGQQTSASPLVTATGEAIISGGVITGINITNPGSGYTNFPAITITDTGGGTGASFSAQLGVQEVFISTAGSGYATAPEVIAGSSFMVGGGSNRFLLVENQLNFRAGAKSITNNPVGTSQTLFIGGNLTAVTPISFRTVNATFTGNTNVTFNKAGTSTATGNFTFNNLSVSANTTVNVVGSYTVLGTTNLNGSGVLPVDLISFDAKKEINKVNINWLTASEVNNDKFEILKSSNGKDFTLLATVKAKGASSYTVVDNFPFNGSNYYKLLQYDLNGKVNEKGIKAVNFDLGNQKDASTIYPNPIAASGTATIKFRTDLKPKKLSLISSQGQVVYAETLKQESGASTSLQLKDQLTPGVYFLNMEGDFSKEVLKLIVQ
- a CDS encoding DUF4397 domain-containing protein produces the protein MKKNNFLKQILSGALLLAVAAGFTSCKKDDVDETGSARIKVVNASSTSTPQSVFLANSAIVQGDLAFNNSSDYITTNSGNNLQLEFRNEGASTAYASGRFDVDNGSSYTAFLAGDGQQARVKLYKDDLAAPSGGQAKVRFVHLSDAAPANVDIRRSSGANLAANLAKDNASNFMNIEPGILSLQVYAAGGTQNLGSFDLSSFAEGRIYTVYVTGSSTQSITVRQITHN